Proteins encoded within one genomic window of Mycolicibacterium aubagnense:
- a CDS encoding metal-dependent hydrolase, whose translation MTDHEVHHDGYPTHRRKVRFDWSDTPLHWVPGDPFSTHMLNVLHLMLPAGERWFIQVVNEAEPLVDDPEMKAAIKPFVQQEGWHAQAHQMVLQHLAEQGIDSTPFTGEVHTELPTVGDKQSRLPRVLQRWSLYQRLAVAAALEPFNAALGQWTIQNRGLDYAGADPTMLDLLRWHGAEEIEHRALVFDIYQYLCGNYAMRAVTMLLTAPGFLFTWYRGVRYLMAADPTISAKPRWRDWLRASRQYRVPGPWLLMVIVPFRYIRPGYHPNQEASTQMALDYLEYSPVARAARERAEAAGQ comes from the coding sequence ATGACTGATCACGAGGTCCACCACGACGGATACCCGACACATCGCCGAAAAGTCCGCTTCGACTGGTCGGACACGCCGCTGCACTGGGTTCCCGGAGACCCGTTCTCCACTCACATGCTGAACGTGTTGCATCTCATGCTGCCGGCAGGCGAGCGCTGGTTCATCCAGGTCGTCAACGAGGCGGAACCCCTTGTCGATGATCCGGAGATGAAAGCCGCGATCAAGCCGTTTGTACAGCAGGAGGGCTGGCACGCCCAGGCGCACCAGATGGTTCTTCAGCATCTGGCGGAGCAGGGAATCGACAGCACGCCCTTCACCGGCGAGGTACACACGGAACTGCCCACGGTGGGCGACAAACAGTCGCGATTGCCACGGGTACTGCAGCGGTGGTCGCTGTACCAGCGCCTTGCGGTTGCCGCGGCACTCGAACCTTTCAACGCGGCACTGGGGCAATGGACGATTCAGAACCGCGGCCTCGATTACGCCGGAGCCGATCCGACCATGCTGGATCTGCTGCGCTGGCATGGGGCAGAGGAAATCGAACACCGCGCGCTGGTGTTCGACATCTATCAGTACCTGTGCGGCAACTACGCCATGAGGGCGGTGACCATGCTGCTCACCGCACCCGGTTTTCTGTTCACCTGGTACCGGGGAGTGCGCTATCTGATGGCGGCAGATCCGACCATCTCGGCCAAGCCTCGTTGGCGTGACTGGTTGCGCGCCTCGCGGCAGTACCGGGTGCCGGGTCCCTGGCTGCTCATGGTCATCGTGCCGTTCCGCTACATCCGGCCCGGTTATCACCCGAACCAGGAGGCGTCGACGCAGATGGCGCTGGATTACCTGGAGTACTCGCCGGTGGCACGCGCTGCTCGGGAACGAGCCGAGGCGGCTGGTCAGTAG
- a CDS encoding GAP family protein: protein MWGSVAVLALPIAFDPVRLGVNLLLISRPRPAQNLLVYWVGCVTASVMLLLLPLLALHFTDVAWVHDLANPRTTASATMRHVQVVVGVLLLAIAALTAVRMVTRKRTPDADVSPISKLLQRDPDAPARAGLLGRAQRAWESGALWVAAVIGFWAGPNPSLVLFALTTILASGAAIGTQLGVAMVFIVVSLAVVEVVLLCNVVTPTKTQAALRNVHDWVGGYRQQIVVAIVTLVGLAFVAQGAGLLS from the coding sequence ATGTGGGGTTCTGTGGCGGTACTTGCGCTGCCAATCGCGTTCGATCCGGTGCGCCTCGGCGTCAACCTGTTGCTCATCTCGCGGCCGCGCCCGGCGCAGAACCTGCTGGTCTACTGGGTCGGCTGTGTGACCGCGAGCGTGATGCTGCTGTTGCTCCCGCTGCTGGCGCTGCACTTCACGGACGTGGCGTGGGTGCACGACCTGGCCAACCCGCGGACCACCGCGAGCGCGACCATGCGACACGTGCAGGTCGTCGTCGGGGTGCTGCTGCTGGCCATTGCCGCGCTGACGGCGGTGCGGATGGTGACGCGCAAACGCACTCCCGATGCGGACGTCTCGCCCATCTCGAAGCTGTTGCAGCGGGACCCGGACGCGCCGGCGCGGGCCGGATTGCTCGGGCGTGCACAACGGGCCTGGGAGAGCGGGGCACTGTGGGTCGCGGCGGTGATCGGTTTCTGGGCCGGCCCCAATCCGTCGCTGGTGCTGTTCGCCCTCACGACCATCCTGGCGTCGGGCGCCGCCATCGGTACGCAGCTCGGCGTTGCGATGGTGTTCATCGTGGTGAGTCTCGCCGTGGTTGAGGTGGTGCTGCTCTGCAACGTCGTCACCCCGACGAAAACCCAAGCGGCGCTGCGGAATGTGCACGACTGGGTGGGCGGCTACCGACAGCAGATCGTGGTGGCCATCGTGACGCTCGTCGGCCTGGCGTTCGTGGCCCAGGGTGCCGGCTTGCTCTCCTAG
- a CDS encoding acetate--CoA ligase: MSAYREAFEAAAQRPDEFWLTAARAIDWTVPPTRALDESAAPHYRWFPDGQLNTCYNALDRHVEAGNGDRTALIYDSAMVGVQQSFTYAELLDRVARFAGVLAAQGVAKGDRVVIYLPMIPDAVIAMLACARIGAVHSVVFGGFAANELAARIDDAHPVALLTASGGLEPGRTVEYLPVVAKALTLTSAAPATVIVKNRGEIAGEATDYPGYLDWDELVAAAEPVAAVPVAATDPLYILYTSGTTGKPKGVVRDNGGHAVALSWSMKHVYDISAGQVMWTASDIGWVVGSSYIVYGPLIAGATTVLYEGKPVGTPDAGAFWRVIEQHKVDALFTAPTALRAIRKADPNAAMLAGQDISSLRTLFVAGERLDPDTYEWASTVLQRPVVDHWWQTETGWAICANLRGLEPMAIKAGSPTVPVPGYRVGIVDASGNPVAAGVEGNIVIKLPLPPGTLAGLWQNDSGFVQSYLSAFPGYYLTGDFGYVDDDGYLTVLGRTDDVINVAGHRLSTGSIEAVIAGHRAIAECAVIGIHDDLKGQRPSGYVVLKSGVDIGHDVLQQELAGMVRDQIGAVATFRDVTVVGALPKTRSGKILRKTMRQIAEGTDYVVPSTIEDSSVIDALIPVLRPS; the protein is encoded by the coding sequence GTGAGCGCCTATCGCGAAGCGTTCGAGGCCGCGGCCCAGCGGCCCGACGAGTTCTGGCTGACGGCCGCCCGCGCCATCGACTGGACCGTCCCGCCGACCCGCGCACTCGACGAATCCGCGGCGCCGCACTATCGCTGGTTTCCCGACGGGCAGCTCAACACCTGCTACAACGCCCTGGACCGGCATGTCGAGGCCGGCAACGGGGACCGCACCGCGCTGATCTACGACTCCGCCATGGTCGGTGTCCAACAGTCCTTCACCTACGCCGAACTCCTCGATCGCGTGGCACGCTTCGCCGGAGTGCTTGCCGCGCAAGGGGTCGCCAAGGGCGACCGGGTCGTGATCTACCTGCCGATGATCCCCGACGCGGTTATCGCGATGCTGGCCTGCGCCCGGATCGGCGCTGTGCATTCGGTGGTTTTCGGCGGGTTCGCGGCCAATGAGCTTGCCGCGCGCATCGACGACGCTCACCCGGTGGCCCTGCTGACCGCCTCGGGTGGTCTGGAGCCCGGACGCACCGTCGAGTACCTGCCCGTGGTCGCCAAGGCTCTGACGCTGACCAGCGCCGCGCCGGCGACGGTGATCGTCAAGAACCGCGGCGAGATCGCCGGCGAGGCCACCGACTATCCGGGCTACCTGGACTGGGATGAGCTGGTGGCGGCTGCCGAACCCGTCGCCGCCGTACCCGTGGCCGCCACCGACCCGCTCTACATCCTCTACACCTCGGGTACCACGGGTAAGCCCAAGGGCGTCGTGCGTGACAACGGTGGGCACGCCGTCGCGCTGTCGTGGTCGATGAAGCACGTGTACGACATCAGCGCCGGCCAGGTGATGTGGACCGCCTCGGACATCGGCTGGGTCGTCGGCAGCTCGTACATCGTCTACGGGCCGCTGATCGCCGGTGCCACCACGGTGCTCTACGAAGGCAAGCCCGTGGGCACTCCCGACGCCGGTGCCTTCTGGCGGGTCATCGAACAGCACAAGGTCGACGCGCTGTTCACCGCGCCGACCGCGCTTCGCGCCATCCGCAAGGCCGACCCGAACGCGGCGATGCTTGCCGGACAAGATATTTCGTCGCTGCGCACCCTGTTCGTCGCCGGTGAACGGCTGGACCCCGACACCTACGAGTGGGCATCGACCGTCCTGCAGCGCCCCGTCGTCGACCACTGGTGGCAGACCGAAACCGGTTGGGCCATCTGCGCCAACCTGCGCGGTCTCGAACCGATGGCCATCAAGGCCGGTTCGCCGACCGTCCCCGTGCCCGGCTACCGCGTCGGCATCGTCGACGCCTCCGGCAACCCCGTCGCGGCCGGCGTCGAGGGCAACATCGTCATCAAGCTGCCGCTGCCGCCGGGCACCCTGGCGGGGTTGTGGCAGAACGACTCGGGATTTGTGCAGTCCTACCTGTCGGCGTTTCCGGGCTACTACCTGACGGGCGACTTCGGCTACGTCGACGACGACGGATACCTGACGGTGCTGGGCCGCACCGACGACGTGATCAACGTTGCGGGCCATCGACTTTCGACCGGGAGTATCGAGGCCGTCATCGCCGGGCACCGGGCCATCGCCGAGTGTGCCGTCATCGGCATCCACGACGACCTCAAGGGGCAACGCCCGAGTGGTTACGTGGTGCTGAAGTCCGGTGTCGATATCGGCCATGACGTGCTGCAGCAGGAACTCGCCGGGATGGTCCGCGACCAGATCGGCGCCGTCGCCACCTTCCGTGACGTCACGGTCGTGGGCGCCCTGCCCAAGACCCGGTCGGGAAAGATCCTGCGAAAGACCATGCGGCAGATCGCCGAAGGGACGGACTACGTCGTCCCGTCGACCATCGAGGACAGTTCGGTGATCGACGCGCTGATCCCGGTGCTGCGGCCGAGCTAG
- a CDS encoding aspartate aminotransferase family protein → MAFSTIMDSNSYTGGGELDPTTDAMVEKRRSTLGPSYRLFYNRPVHLVRGSGAHLFDAEGNKYLDAYNNVASVGHCNPRVIEAVARQMAELNTHTRYLHGGILDYSEQLLATFPAEISSIMYTCTGSEANDLAVRVAEQYSGGTGVIVTEEAYHGNSALISAMSPSLGVGVPLGTNVRTVPAPDSYRIDPAALGRWFADQVSAAIADLERHGHKFSALLLDSIFSSDGIYVDPSVLGPAVEVVHRAGGVFIADEVQPGFSRTGEAMWGFQRHGVVPDLVTMGKPMGNGIPVAAMAARPEILDAFARETPYFNTFGGNPVSMAAAQAVLDVIQGDDLAEHAAAVGDQWRSELRTLAKDYPFLGDIRGTGLYTGIEIVTDPDTKEHDRGAAQRIVDMMRENRVLISVCGGHGNILKVRPPLVFSMSDLDWFMTVFAAVVKELA, encoded by the coding sequence ATGGCTTTCTCCACAATCATGGACTCCAACAGCTACACCGGCGGGGGAGAACTCGACCCCACCACCGATGCCATGGTCGAGAAGCGGCGATCGACGCTGGGCCCGTCGTACCGGCTCTTCTACAACCGGCCCGTCCACCTGGTGAGGGGCAGCGGTGCCCACCTATTTGATGCCGAGGGCAACAAGTACCTCGACGCCTACAACAACGTGGCCAGCGTCGGGCACTGCAATCCGCGGGTCATCGAGGCCGTGGCGCGCCAGATGGCGGAGCTGAACACCCACACCCGCTATCTGCACGGCGGCATCCTCGACTACTCGGAGCAGTTGCTCGCCACGTTCCCGGCGGAAATATCGTCGATCATGTACACCTGCACGGGATCCGAGGCCAACGACCTGGCCGTCCGCGTCGCCGAGCAGTACAGCGGCGGCACCGGGGTCATCGTCACCGAGGAGGCCTATCACGGGAACAGCGCGCTGATCTCGGCGATGTCGCCCTCGCTCGGTGTCGGTGTGCCGCTGGGCACCAACGTCCGCACGGTGCCCGCGCCGGACTCCTACCGCATCGATCCGGCGGCACTGGGCCGCTGGTTCGCCGACCAGGTCAGCGCCGCGATCGCCGATCTCGAACGGCACGGTCACAAATTCAGTGCGCTGCTGCTGGATTCGATCTTCTCCTCCGACGGCATCTACGTCGACCCATCGGTGCTGGGGCCGGCGGTCGAGGTGGTCCACCGCGCCGGCGGCGTGTTCATCGCCGACGAGGTGCAGCCGGGCTTCTCCCGGACCGGCGAGGCGATGTGGGGCTTCCAGCGGCACGGCGTGGTGCCCGATCTGGTGACCATGGGTAAACCCATGGGCAACGGCATTCCCGTCGCCGCGATGGCGGCGCGCCCGGAGATTCTCGACGCCTTCGCCCGGGAAACCCCCTACTTCAACACCTTTGGCGGAAATCCGGTGTCCATGGCGGCCGCACAGGCCGTCCTGGATGTCATCCAGGGCGACGATCTCGCCGAACATGCCGCTGCCGTGGGCGATCAATGGCGATCCGAACTCCGCACCTTGGCCAAGGACTACCCGTTCCTCGGCGACATTCGCGGCACTGGGCTGTACACCGGAATCGAGATCGTCACCGACCCCGACACCAAGGAGCACGACAGGGGCGCAGCGCAGCGCATCGTCGACATGATGCGGGAAAACCGCGTTCTGATCTCCGTCTGCGGTGGGCATGGCAACATCCTCAAAGTGCGCCCTCCTCTGGTGTTCTCGATGTCGGACCTGGACTGGTTCATGACGGTGTTCGCCGCCGTCGTGAAGGAGCTCGCGTGA
- a CDS encoding APC family permease, translated as MSEIDDYPRTAPPTSAPPDTGTGVQRLKPNAVGLIGVLFMAVATAAPITAMVGNVPIAVGAGNGAAAPAGYLIATIVLGLFAVGYAAMSRHITATGAFYGYISHGLGRVVGLSAGFLTAMAYMVFEAALVGIFSFFSRDLFVSLFNVHVPWVVFAVTMILVNAVLTYFDVNLAAKVLGVLLITEIIMLTLLAGSVVVTGGGPEGWSLGSLNPVNGLKGLNAVVPNLSGGGTVVAVGSAGVGLFFAFWSWVGFESSAMYGEESKNPKKIIPIAIMSSVLGIGAFYVVVSWLAIVGTGPTKSIALAQNTDTASEIFMIPVREHLGNWAVTLFQILLTTGSYACGMAFHNCAARYIYAIGREDVLPGTAKTVGRSHRVHGSPHVAGFVQSAVALAIVLWFAGTGRDPYGDLYGVIALLGTAAILIVQALAAFSVVSYFHVRKQHPETAHWFRTLVAPGLGGIGMLYVIYLLIKNASFAAGTAKDDIVFASIPWVVGGTAIAGIVVALVLRARSPHRYDRLGRVVLDEER; from the coding sequence ATGAGTGAGATCGACGATTACCCACGAACCGCCCCGCCGACGTCGGCGCCGCCGGACACCGGCACCGGCGTGCAGCGCCTCAAACCCAATGCCGTCGGCCTGATCGGCGTGCTGTTCATGGCCGTGGCCACCGCGGCCCCGATCACGGCGATGGTCGGCAACGTCCCGATCGCCGTGGGGGCCGGCAATGGCGCCGCCGCTCCTGCCGGCTACCTCATCGCCACCATCGTGCTGGGGCTGTTCGCCGTCGGCTACGCGGCGATGTCTCGGCACATCACCGCCACCGGAGCGTTCTACGGTTACATCTCCCATGGCCTCGGTCGGGTTGTCGGGCTGTCTGCCGGGTTCTTGACCGCGATGGCCTACATGGTGTTCGAAGCCGCACTGGTCGGCATCTTCTCCTTCTTCTCCAGAGACCTGTTCGTCTCGCTGTTCAACGTGCACGTGCCGTGGGTGGTGTTCGCGGTGACGATGATCCTGGTCAACGCCGTCTTGACCTACTTCGACGTCAATCTGGCCGCGAAAGTGCTTGGCGTGCTGCTGATTACCGAGATCATCATGCTGACATTGCTGGCCGGCTCGGTCGTTGTCACCGGCGGTGGTCCGGAGGGCTGGTCGCTCGGATCGCTCAACCCGGTCAACGGGCTGAAGGGACTAAACGCCGTCGTCCCGAATCTGAGCGGTGGCGGCACCGTGGTCGCCGTGGGCTCGGCCGGTGTCGGTTTGTTCTTCGCATTCTGGTCGTGGGTCGGTTTCGAATCCAGCGCCATGTACGGCGAAGAGTCCAAGAACCCGAAGAAGATCATTCCCATCGCCATCATGTCGTCGGTGCTGGGCATCGGTGCCTTCTACGTGGTGGTGTCGTGGCTGGCGATCGTGGGCACCGGTCCCACCAAATCCATTGCCCTGGCGCAGAATACGGACACCGCCAGCGAGATCTTCATGATTCCGGTGCGCGAGCATCTGGGCAACTGGGCGGTGACGCTGTTCCAGATTCTGTTGACCACGGGTTCGTATGCCTGTGGCATGGCGTTCCACAACTGCGCAGCCCGCTACATCTACGCCATCGGCCGCGAAGACGTCCTGCCCGGCACCGCGAAAACGGTCGGGCGGTCGCACCGCGTCCACGGCTCGCCGCACGTCGCCGGCTTCGTCCAGAGCGCAGTCGCCCTGGCGATCGTGCTGTGGTTCGCGGGCACCGGACGCGATCCGTACGGTGATCTGTACGGCGTGATCGCGCTGCTGGGCACCGCGGCCATTCTCATCGTGCAGGCCTTGGCCGCGTTCTCTGTCGTCTCGTATTTCCATGTGCGGAAACAACATCCGGAGACCGCGCACTGGTTCCGCACCTTGGTCGCCCCCGGGCTCGGCGGCATCGGCATGCTGTACGTCATCTACCTGCTGATCAAGAACGCCTCGTTCGCGGCAGGCACGGCCAAGGACGACATCGTCTTCGCGTCGATTCCCTGGGTGGTCGGTGGCACCGCCATCGCCGGAATCGTGGTCGCCCTTGTCCTTCGGGCCCGGTCCCCGCACCGTTACGACCGATTGGGACGCGTCGTGCTCGACGAAGAACGCTGA
- a CDS encoding phosphotransferase enzyme family protein yields the protein MARDLAVADYERFARVALPQYQLDSATVTLLSYSENGTFLIESEAATGTEAGPQRQVLRVHRPGYHSLAAIESELDWMESLRADSAITTPQVIPAPDGRRVVEARIGDEVYLVDMFTFVEGTIAEDDASDISFSELGAITATLHEHVQRWQRPETFTRFRWDLDTMLGAAGRWGNWRDAPALSAEDATIIEEAERKVIERLTEYGMGPERFGLVHADLRMSNLMVHDGKITVIDFDDCGWSWYLADLGAVVSFVEDTPDAARIIDEWLAGYRSVRDLPAADLVEIPTFVMLRRLMLTAWIGSHPESGPAQTLGHRYAAGTAQLAQAYLTDPSWFRVDVPAAAPTLTH from the coding sequence ATGGCCCGCGACCTAGCCGTAGCCGACTACGAACGCTTCGCGCGTGTCGCGCTTCCGCAGTACCAGCTCGACTCGGCGACAGTCACGCTGCTCAGCTATTCGGAGAACGGGACGTTCCTCATCGAATCGGAGGCCGCGACCGGCACCGAAGCGGGCCCGCAGCGTCAGGTCCTGCGCGTGCACCGGCCCGGATACCACTCGCTGGCCGCGATCGAATCCGAACTCGACTGGATGGAAAGCCTGCGGGCCGACTCCGCCATCACGACGCCCCAGGTGATCCCCGCTCCCGACGGCCGGCGCGTGGTGGAGGCCCGCATCGGCGACGAGGTCTACCTGGTCGACATGTTCACCTTCGTCGAGGGCACCATCGCCGAGGACGATGCCTCGGACATCAGCTTCAGCGAGCTGGGCGCGATCACCGCGACGCTCCACGAGCACGTCCAGCGCTGGCAGCGACCGGAGACCTTCACGCGGTTCCGCTGGGATCTGGACACGATGCTCGGCGCCGCCGGCCGCTGGGGCAACTGGCGTGACGCCCCGGCGCTCAGCGCCGAAGACGCCACGATCATCGAAGAGGCCGAACGCAAGGTCATCGAGCGGCTCACGGAATACGGCATGGGGCCCGAGCGCTTCGGGCTGGTCCACGCCGACCTACGGATGTCCAACCTGATGGTCCACGACGGCAAGATCACCGTCATCGACTTCGACGACTGCGGCTGGTCGTGGTACCTCGCCGATCTCGGTGCCGTGGTGTCGTTCGTCGAGGACACCCCCGACGCCGCGCGCATCATCGACGAATGGCTCGCCGGCTACCGCAGCGTCCGGGACCTCCCCGCCGCCGACCTCGTCGAGATCCCCACGTTCGTCATGCTGCGCCGGCTGATGCTGACGGCCTGGATCGGCAGCCATCCAGAATCGGGACCGGCACAGACACTCGGGCACCGATACGCCGCCGGCACTGCACAATTGGCACAGGCCTACCTCACCGACCCGTCGTGGTTCCGGGTCGATGTTCCTGCCGCCGCTCCGACTCTCACCCACTGA
- the fabG gene encoding 3-oxoacyl-ACP reductase FabG — MFDLANKNVVVTGATKGIGYGIAAVFATAGANVAVAARSPHDLDTAVAGLDGLGSGKVIGVSVDVADPRSCQAMAEAAVDAFGGIDVLCANAGIFPEAPLATMTPDDLATVLDVNVKGTIYSVQACLDALAGSGAGRIVITSSITGPVTGFPGWSHYGASKAAQLGFMRTAAIELAAKRITVNAILPGNILTEGLQEMGEDYIAGMARSIPAGTLGTPEDIGHLAAFLASDEARYLTGQAIVVDGGQILPESLDALAG; from the coding sequence ATGTTCGATCTCGCCAACAAGAACGTCGTCGTCACCGGCGCCACCAAGGGCATCGGCTACGGCATCGCCGCCGTCTTCGCCACCGCGGGGGCCAACGTCGCCGTCGCCGCCCGGTCGCCGCACGACCTCGATACCGCGGTCGCCGGCCTCGACGGGCTCGGGTCCGGCAAAGTCATCGGCGTCTCCGTCGACGTCGCTGATCCCCGGTCCTGTCAGGCCATGGCCGAGGCCGCCGTCGACGCCTTCGGCGGTATCGACGTCCTGTGCGCCAACGCCGGCATCTTCCCCGAGGCGCCACTGGCCACCATGACGCCCGACGACCTGGCCACCGTGCTCGACGTCAACGTCAAGGGCACCATCTACAGCGTGCAGGCCTGCCTCGACGCGCTGGCCGGCAGCGGTGCCGGACGCATCGTCATCACGTCGTCGATCACCGGCCCGGTCACCGGCTTCCCCGGCTGGTCGCACTACGGTGCGTCCAAGGCCGCCCAGCTGGGCTTCATGCGGACGGCCGCAATCGAACTCGCGGCCAAGCGCATCACCGTCAACGCCATCCTGCCCGGGAACATCCTCACCGAGGGACTGCAGGAGATGGGCGAGGACTACATCGCCGGCATGGCCCGTTCCATCCCGGCCGGCACGCTGGGCACTCCCGAAGACATCGGCCACCTCGCCGCGTTCCTCGCCAGCGACGAGGCCCGCTATCTCACGGGGCAGGCCATCGTGGTCGACGGCGGGCAAATCCTGCCCGAATCCCTGGACGCTCTCGCCGGGTGA
- a CDS encoding GntR family transcriptional regulator: protein MDESEGGPVAEDVRRRIVSMLDAGTLRPGDRLGSEREMAEQFAVSRATLRSALVPLSRAGILERRSGRAGGTFIKTVLVERNVAELSGLPNRLRQGGHSTTRSRVLATALRGATAIEAQRLGVKPDTELVVVQRLRYADGFPLSVDCAHFPADRVPDLLEQPLGGSLYDILAVRYDLAPVTSVESIEVVSANPREAAWLEIPTRTPLLAMTRVASDAGGQPFEYSEDLFRADRVRLVAKTSALAERETLGTDGRVELTVTA, encoded by the coding sequence ATGGACGAGTCCGAGGGCGGCCCGGTAGCCGAGGATGTGCGGCGCCGCATCGTCAGCATGCTCGACGCCGGCACGCTTCGCCCGGGTGACCGCCTCGGCTCCGAACGTGAGATGGCCGAGCAATTCGCGGTGTCCCGCGCGACCCTGCGCAGTGCGCTCGTCCCCCTGAGCCGCGCCGGGATCCTGGAGCGGCGCAGCGGGCGCGCGGGCGGCACGTTCATCAAGACCGTTCTCGTGGAACGCAACGTCGCCGAGCTGTCCGGCCTGCCGAACCGGCTGAGGCAGGGCGGGCACTCCACCACGCGCAGCCGGGTGCTCGCCACGGCCCTGCGCGGAGCGACAGCCATCGAGGCACAGCGCCTGGGGGTCAAGCCCGACACCGAACTCGTCGTCGTGCAGCGGTTGCGCTACGCCGACGGCTTCCCGCTGTCGGTCGACTGCGCGCACTTCCCCGCCGACCGGGTGCCCGACCTGCTGGAGCAGCCCCTCGGCGGCTCGCTCTACGACATCCTGGCTGTCCGTTACGATCTCGCGCCCGTGACGTCGGTCGAGAGCATCGAGGTCGTCAGCGCCAACCCCCGTGAAGCTGCTTGGCTCGAAATCCCCACGCGCACTCCCCTACTGGCGATGACGCGGGTTGCCTCGGACGCCGGCGGTCAGCCGTTCGAATACTCCGAAGACCTGTTCCGGGCCGACCGGGTCCGGCTCGTCGCCAAGACCTCCGCGCTGGCCGAGCGCGAAACCCTCGGTACCGACGGCCGCGTCGAGCTCACCGTCACGGCGTAA